The Thunnus maccoyii chromosome 9, fThuMac1.1, whole genome shotgun sequence genome includes a region encoding these proteins:
- the LOC121903850 gene encoding perforin-1-like, which yields MACSLSCLLLVLCSLTVAEAQLKLFNLRASDLPSNILGTTDGYVKVFCGSANLGETSVRNDDSNPWWEEEFVHFKAKENDVLRLEVHDSDLLFDDLLGVCQRQIKVGTHKHSCFLKEGGILHYAYTLGGKSH from the coding sequence ATGGCCTGCAGTCTTTCCTGCCTCCTGCTGGTGCTGTGCAGTCTGACAGTGGCTGAGGCTCAGCTGAAGCTGTTTAACCTGCGGGCCAGTGATCTTCCCTCTAACATCCTGGGAACCACTGATGGCTACGTCAAGGTGTTTTGTGGCTCAGCCAATCTAGGTGAGACGTCCGTCCGCAATGACGACTCAAACCCCTGGTGGGAGGAGGAGTTCGTCCACTTCAAGGCCAAGGAGAATGATGTGCTGAGGCTTGAGGTTCATGACAGCGACTTGCTCTTCGATGACTTGCTGGGAGTCTGCCAGAGACAGATAAAGGTGGGAACCCACAAGCACAGCTGCTTCCTGAAGGAAGGCGGCATCCTCCATTACGCCTACACACTTGGCGGGAAAAGTCATTAG
- the LOC121904457 gene encoding perforin-1-like — protein MASSLSLLLLVLCGLTVAEAQLKVFNLRASGLPSDIFGVTDGYVKVFCGSATLGMTSIRHNNANPWWDEEFSYYEAQQNYVLRLEVYDHDMVFDDLLGVCQRQIKQGTHEHECVLEEGGSLHYAYTLA, from the coding sequence ATGGCCTCCAGtctttccctcctcctgctGGTCCTGTGTGGTTTAACTGTGGCTGAAGCTCAGCTGAAGGTGTTTAACCTGCGGGCTAGTGGTCTTCCCTCTGACATATTTGGAGTCACAGACGGCTACGTCAAGGTGTTTTGTGGCTCAGCCACTCTGGGCATGACATCCATCCGTCACAACAATGCCAACCCCTGGTGGGATGAAGAGTTTTCCTACTACGAGGCCCAGCAGAATTATGTGCTCAGGCTCGAGGTTTATGACCACGACATGGTCTTTGATGACCTGCTGGGAGTCTGCCAGAGGCAGATCAAGCAGGGAACCCATGAGCACGAGTGTGTCCTGGAGGAAGGCGGCAGCCTCCATTATGCCTATACCCTTGCTTGA